A genomic window from Chitinophaga pollutisoli includes:
- a CDS encoding mandelate racemase/muconate lactonizing enzyme family protein, whose product MKITKIETVHVSHLLMLRVHTDAGIIGNGETFYAPTAVAALLHDWMSEKLLGANPLDIEKHWRFFYQRFMNFGGRGAEMRAISALDLALWDILAQSCNQPVWRLLGGCTQSILPTYNSAGGTGYGVPVTDPNDRSPRPLFWPGHGSAGFDGPLEDNWASINRPAEYAEELLKEGYKAIKMWALDPLAHRPGGTLHLGWKELKAALAPLFKVRERVGYDIEIMLDGHGFFQWPAAMRIAEVMRDIRPLWMEDVLRTDNMDALKKFRDEAGVPIAVSEMLTVRDDYRQILEKGGADYIMIDPTWVGGISETRRITEMAIPYNIPVTMHDCTGPLTLLAGVQVGIANHNVVFQESVRAHLRVAYKQLIDTDVVVEQGGIAAPTRPGIGAAWQPELFNENAPSYRATVWKS is encoded by the coding sequence ATGAAAATTACGAAGATAGAAACGGTGCACGTTTCGCATTTGCTCATGCTGCGGGTGCATACCGACGCGGGCATCATCGGCAACGGGGAAACTTTCTACGCCCCCACGGCGGTAGCCGCGCTGCTGCACGACTGGATGTCGGAAAAATTGCTGGGCGCCAACCCGCTCGATATCGAAAAGCACTGGCGCTTCTTTTACCAGCGGTTTATGAATTTCGGCGGCCGCGGTGCGGAAATGCGCGCCATCTCCGCCCTGGACCTCGCGCTCTGGGATATCCTCGCACAGTCCTGCAACCAGCCGGTATGGCGGCTCCTGGGCGGATGTACGCAAAGTATCCTGCCTACCTACAACAGCGCAGGCGGTACAGGTTATGGTGTTCCGGTTACGGACCCCAACGACCGCAGTCCCCGCCCGTTGTTCTGGCCCGGCCATGGCAGCGCGGGATTCGATGGCCCGCTGGAAGACAACTGGGCCAGCATCAACCGTCCCGCCGAGTATGCCGAAGAACTACTTAAAGAAGGCTACAAGGCCATTAAAATGTGGGCCCTCGACCCCCTGGCCCATCGCCCCGGCGGTACGCTGCACCTGGGCTGGAAGGAGTTGAAAGCCGCCCTGGCGCCACTGTTTAAAGTCAGGGAAAGGGTAGGGTATGATATCGAGATCATGCTCGACGGTCATGGGTTCTTCCAATGGCCCGCAGCCATGCGCATCGCGGAAGTGATGCGCGATATCCGCCCGCTTTGGATGGAAGACGTGCTGCGCACTGATAACATGGACGCGCTTAAAAAATTCCGGGACGAAGCTGGCGTGCCCATCGCCGTAAGCGAAATGCTGACAGTACGCGACGATTACCGGCAAATACTGGAGAAGGGCGGCGCCGATTACATCATGATCGATCCCACCTGGGTGGGCGGCATCTCCGAAACCCGCCGCATCACCGAAATGGCGATACCGTATAATATTCCCGTTACCATGCACGATTGCACGGGGCCGCTCACGTTGCTCGCCGGCGTGCAGGTAGGTATCGCCAACCACAACGTCGTGTTCCAGGAAAGCGTGCGCGCGCACCTGCGCGTGGCATACAAGCAACTGATCGATACCGACGTTGTGGTGGAGCAGGGCGGGATAGCGGCGCCCACTCGTCCAGGGATCGGCGCGGCATGGCAGCCTGAACTGTTCAACGAAAACGCGCCTTCCTACAGGGCTACTGTGTGGAAAT
- a CDS encoding SDR family oxidoreductase, with amino-acid sequence MQQPMNDVNGIGKNRKCLVTGGAGGLGTAICTTFCLAGYRVFMHDLPTSAGAEVAAQINAAAGEDRVTFLPGDLADLNGLRNTAAKLLAEEGGMDVLVNNGGIDTLGELEGVSLQEFLDTQTVNSGAAFVLSQALSPAMKQRGGGQIVNIMSIILSGGWNGRVPYAMSKGSLLGLTRALARELGPFNIRVNAVSPGAIPTNIERKFWTDSREELDRFILDKQSLKFRATAQDVADAVFFLVSDQSRFITGHELHVNGGWYMG; translated from the coding sequence ATGCAACAACCAATGAATGATGTAAATGGTATCGGTAAGAACAGGAAATGCCTGGTAACCGGCGGTGCGGGTGGGCTCGGTACTGCGATTTGTACAACGTTTTGCCTGGCGGGTTATCGCGTGTTCATGCACGATCTGCCAACATCTGCTGGCGCCGAAGTAGCCGCGCAGATCAATGCGGCGGCGGGGGAGGATCGGGTTACTTTCCTCCCGGGCGACCTGGCGGATCTCAACGGTTTGCGCAATACGGCGGCGAAATTGCTGGCGGAGGAAGGAGGAATGGATGTGCTGGTCAACAACGGCGGCATCGATACGCTGGGCGAGCTGGAAGGCGTGTCGTTACAGGAGTTCCTGGATACGCAGACCGTTAATTCCGGCGCTGCTTTCGTATTGTCACAGGCGCTCAGCCCTGCCATGAAACAACGCGGTGGCGGGCAGATCGTGAACATCATGAGCATCATACTCAGCGGGGGATGGAACGGGCGTGTGCCTTACGCCATGTCGAAAGGCTCGTTGCTGGGCCTTACCCGCGCTCTCGCACGCGAGCTGGGGCCTTTCAATATCCGCGTGAACGCCGTGAGCCCCGGCGCTATTCCCACCAATATAGAACGTAAATTCTGGACAGACAGCCGGGAAGAGCTGGACCGGTTCATCCTCGACAAGCAATCGTTGAAATTCCGCGCTACGGCGCAGGATGTGGCTGACGCGGTATTCTTCCTCGTGTCTGACCAAAGCCGCTTTATTACCGGGCATGAATTGCACGTGAATGGCGGATGGTATATGGGTTGA
- a CDS encoding sugar porter family MFS transporter: MSDKGLNKLYIYKIALVASIGGFLFGYDLVIISGALPFLEADFGLSPAMKGFAVSSAILGAISGPLVGLWCADRLGRRKTMMLASFFFMISAIGSGLALGIWDFALWRFLGGVGIGLAMMSSPIYIAELAPPHLRGVLVNVNQLSNVIGINLAVIAGYLFSFDGWGWRWMMFSEGLPVVFLVMGLLVIPESPRWLVAQRRGGEALKILERINGRRRAEEELAEINAGLQQEAGGSFREAWQPGIRTALIIGTILMIFSQVNGVNMMLLYAPTIMAEAGVSMGSSAILSSIPVYFVILVCTLLAFPLIRKFSRRGLLIASVSLMALGHLVMALNLYQGWPPMFTLIPMFIGTGAFTLGFAPLSWIIASEIFPTRIRSKALAVVCFFLYLSSFVIAQFFPMLTDFFTRSFGDAAGVYVLFAAVCLSCVWFSWKKVPETKGLSLEEIGRFWQGKGATESSRKNGVPESVS, translated from the coding sequence ATGAGCGATAAAGGACTAAACAAACTATACATCTATAAAATTGCCCTGGTGGCATCCATCGGCGGCTTCCTCTTCGGGTATGACCTGGTGATTATTTCCGGCGCCCTCCCATTCCTGGAAGCTGATTTTGGTCTTTCTCCCGCTATGAAGGGGTTTGCCGTGAGCAGCGCTATACTCGGCGCCATATCGGGCCCCTTGGTAGGGTTGTGGTGCGCGGACCGGCTCGGCCGGCGCAAAACCATGATGCTGGCGTCTTTCTTTTTCATGATTTCCGCAATTGGCAGCGGGCTGGCGCTCGGCATCTGGGATTTCGCGCTCTGGCGCTTCCTGGGTGGCGTAGGCATTGGCCTGGCGATGATGTCGTCTCCCATTTATATCGCTGAATTAGCGCCCCCGCATTTGCGCGGGGTGCTGGTGAACGTCAACCAGCTTTCCAATGTCATCGGTATCAACCTGGCTGTTATTGCCGGTTACCTCTTTTCGTTCGACGGATGGGGCTGGCGCTGGATGATGTTTTCGGAAGGATTGCCGGTGGTATTCCTCGTGATGGGCCTGCTCGTGATCCCGGAAAGCCCTCGCTGGCTGGTAGCGCAGCGCCGCGGTGGCGAAGCGCTCAAAATCCTGGAAAGGATCAACGGCCGCAGGCGTGCGGAAGAGGAACTGGCGGAAATCAATGCCGGTTTGCAGCAGGAAGCAGGCGGCAGCTTCCGGGAAGCGTGGCAACCGGGTATCCGGACCGCCCTCATCATCGGTACCATTCTCATGATCTTTTCGCAGGTGAACGGCGTGAACATGATGTTGCTGTACGCTCCCACGATAATGGCCGAAGCGGGCGTGAGCATGGGTTCCAGCGCGATCCTCAGTTCGATTCCCGTTTACTTCGTCATCCTGGTGTGTACGTTGCTGGCGTTTCCGCTGATCCGGAAATTCAGCCGCAGGGGTCTCCTCATCGCTTCCGTTTCCCTGATGGCGCTGGGGCACCTGGTGATGGCGCTCAATCTCTATCAGGGCTGGCCTCCCATGTTCACGCTCATCCCTATGTTTATCGGCACCGGCGCGTTTACCCTGGGATTTGCGCCCCTCAGCTGGATCATCGCTTCCGAAATATTCCCCACCCGCATCCGCAGCAAAGCGCTGGCGGTGGTATGTTTTTTCCTGTACCTGTCTTCCTTCGTTATCGCCCAGTTCTTCCCCATGCTGACGGATTTCTTTACCCGCAGCTTCGGCGACGCGGCCGGCGTGTATGTACTCTTTGCCGCGGTGTGCCTGTCCTGCGTATGGTTTTCCTGGAAAAAAGTCCCCGAAACCAAAGGCCTCAGCCTCGAAGAGATCGGCCGGTTCTGGCAAGGGAAAGGCGCAACGGAATCGTCGCGGAAAAACGGTGTGCCGGAAAGCGTATCCTGA
- a CDS encoding AraC family transcriptional regulator yields the protein MQPALEKIFLNGTSSLAIKREITDYMDYPWHYHPEYEIIFVEKSYGIRFMGNHIGNFSDGDLMFIGPNLPHVWRNDKDFYQRNENLKVDVYVIHFKEDSLGQGFFDLVEFTHIKKLFQRGQQGVRIQGGDHAGIAELIKSTYRASGIERLNLFLQTLDSIANTKDYELLSSPGYANTVNDTDTERINKVMNFLMKNFNRDVTIEETAALVNLSKASFCRYFKSRTNKTCFQVLNEIRILNACKLLVKSDMTVSEISFESGYNNLSHFNRQFRLITGMTAKAYARKYLKEI from the coding sequence ATGCAACCAGCGCTTGAAAAGATCTTCCTGAACGGCACTTCCTCCCTGGCCATAAAGCGGGAAATCACCGACTATATGGATTATCCCTGGCATTACCATCCGGAGTACGAAATCATCTTCGTGGAAAAGAGTTATGGCATCCGTTTCATGGGCAACCACATCGGCAATTTCTCCGACGGCGACCTGATGTTCATCGGTCCCAATCTCCCGCATGTGTGGCGGAACGATAAAGACTTCTATCAGCGGAACGAAAATCTGAAGGTGGATGTGTACGTGATTCATTTCAAGGAAGACTCCCTTGGCCAGGGGTTCTTCGACCTGGTGGAATTCACCCATATCAAAAAGTTGTTCCAGCGCGGCCAGCAGGGTGTGCGCATCCAGGGCGGCGACCATGCCGGCATTGCGGAACTGATCAAAAGCACTTACCGCGCCTCCGGCATCGAGCGGCTGAACCTGTTCCTGCAAACACTCGACAGCATCGCCAATACGAAGGATTACGAACTACTTTCCAGTCCCGGCTACGCCAACACCGTCAACGATACGGATACGGAACGCATCAACAAGGTGATGAATTTCCTCATGAAGAATTTCAACCGCGACGTCACCATCGAAGAAACGGCGGCGCTCGTGAACCTGAGCAAGGCATCCTTCTGCCGGTATTTCAAATCCCGCACCAACAAAACCTGTTTCCAGGTATTGAACGAGATCAGGATCCTCAACGCCTGCAAGCTGCTCGTCAAAAGCGATATGACGGTATCGGAAATCTCCTTCGAATCCGGCTATAACAATCTCTCGCACTTCAACCGTCAATTCAGGCTGATCACCGGAATGACGGCCAAAGCGTATGCGAGAAAATACCTGAAAGAAATCTAG
- a CDS encoding catalase, producing MKTPKPGDNAKNEQLSGHTTEGEDKFLNTNQGTRVNDDQNTLKAGDRGPSLLEDFIMREKITHFDHERIPERVVHARGSAAHGVFKVYDNRLSAYTRAAFLTDPAAETPVFVRFSTVAGSRGSTDLARDVRGFAVKFYTQEGNFDLVGNNMPVFFIQDAIKFPDLVHAVKPEPHNEMPQAASAHDTFWDFISLMPESAHMIMWLMSDRAIPRSYRMMEGFGVHTFRLVNEEGKSTFVKFHWKPLLGVHSVAWDEAQKISGKDPDFHRRDLWEAIENGFYPEYELGVQLVAEEDEHKFPFDLLDPTKIIPEEMVPVQRVGKLTLNRNPDNFFAETEQVAFHVGHVVPGIDLTNDPLLQGRLFSYTDTQLIRLGGPNFHEIPINRPLPEVTNNQRDGFMRQQINRGRTSYHPNSLGGGCPFQAKWAEGGFRSHNEKIDAHKVRARSKSFFDHFSQATLFYNSQSPAEKVHLANALAFELGKVETVAVRERMVGILTQIDVGLATTVADALGLGVPEAPEQPVNHSIPADGDPQDFQPVTVKLDLAASAALSMANTLKNSVKSRKVAILTADGVHTASVEAMQAALEAEGAVGEVVAPRLGFVEGNDGKDIPVKNSYLTAASVLYDAVYLPGGTGALVLNGDAVHFLNEAFRHCKPIAYDTTAVDVIGATYFGTGDHPGCYSGDELRLLAGAFIEGMKQHRFWERETPGPIPA from the coding sequence ATGAAAACTCCCAAACCCGGCGACAACGCCAAGAACGAACAATTGTCCGGCCATACAACAGAGGGCGAGGACAAGTTCCTCAATACGAACCAGGGCACCCGTGTGAACGATGATCAGAATACCCTGAAGGCGGGCGATCGCGGCCCTTCCTTGTTGGAAGACTTCATTATGCGCGAGAAGATCACGCATTTCGACCACGAGCGCATTCCCGAGCGCGTTGTGCATGCCCGCGGATCCGCCGCGCACGGGGTCTTCAAAGTGTATGACAATCGCTTGTCCGCCTATACCCGGGCCGCCTTCCTAACCGATCCTGCGGCGGAGACGCCTGTATTCGTGCGATTCTCCACCGTAGCGGGCTCCCGCGGTTCCACCGACCTGGCGCGCGATGTCCGCGGTTTTGCCGTAAAGTTCTACACGCAGGAGGGCAATTTCGATCTGGTGGGCAACAATATGCCGGTGTTCTTCATCCAGGACGCCATCAAGTTCCCTGATCTCGTGCATGCCGTGAAACCCGAGCCCCACAACGAAATGCCGCAGGCGGCCAGCGCACATGATACATTCTGGGATTTCATCTCGCTCATGCCCGAATCCGCGCACATGATCATGTGGCTCATGAGCGACCGTGCGATCCCGCGCAGTTACCGCATGATGGAGGGTTTTGGCGTGCATACGTTCCGGCTGGTGAATGAAGAAGGGAAATCCACTTTCGTGAAATTCCATTGGAAACCATTACTGGGCGTACATAGCGTTGCCTGGGACGAAGCACAGAAAATTTCCGGAAAAGATCCAGACTTTCACCGCCGCGATCTCTGGGAAGCCATCGAAAACGGTTTTTATCCTGAATACGAGCTGGGCGTTCAGCTGGTGGCGGAAGAGGACGAGCACAAGTTTCCCTTCGACTTGCTCGATCCCACCAAAATCATCCCCGAAGAAATGGTGCCCGTGCAGCGCGTCGGGAAGCTGACGCTGAACCGGAATCCCGACAACTTCTTCGCGGAAACGGAGCAGGTAGCGTTTCATGTGGGGCATGTGGTGCCGGGAATTGATTTAACCAACGACCCCCTGCTCCAGGGCCGCCTTTTTTCCTACACCGATACGCAGCTCATCCGGCTGGGAGGCCCCAACTTCCACGAAATTCCCATCAACAGGCCGCTTCCGGAAGTAACGAACAACCAGCGCGACGGCTTCATGCGCCAGCAGATCAACCGCGGACGCACCAGCTATCATCCCAATTCCCTCGGCGGGGGATGCCCCTTCCAGGCGAAATGGGCGGAAGGCGGGTTCCGCTCCCACAACGAGAAAATCGACGCGCATAAAGTGCGTGCCCGCAGCAAAAGCTTTTTCGATCATTTCAGCCAGGCTACCTTGTTTTACAACAGCCAGTCGCCCGCGGAGAAAGTACACCTCGCCAACGCACTCGCATTCGAACTGGGTAAAGTGGAAACAGTGGCGGTCAGGGAAAGGATGGTGGGCATCCTCACGCAGATCGATGTTGGGTTGGCAACAACCGTAGCCGACGCGCTGGGGCTCGGTGTTCCCGAAGCGCCGGAACAACCCGTTAACCACAGCATTCCCGCCGACGGCGACCCGCAGGATTTCCAGCCTGTGACGGTGAAACTGGACCTCGCGGCCAGTGCGGCACTGAGCATGGCCAATACCCTGAAAAATTCCGTGAAAAGCCGTAAGGTAGCGATCCTCACGGCGGATGGCGTGCACACCGCCAGCGTGGAAGCCATGCAGGCCGCCCTGGAGGCGGAAGGCGCAGTCGGGGAAGTGGTGGCGCCGCGGCTTGGGTTCGTGGAAGGGAACGATGGGAAAGATATTCCCGTAAAGAACAGCTATCTCACCGCGGCTTCCGTATTGTACGACGCGGTTTATCTGCCGGGAGGTACCGGCGCGCTGGTGCTCAACGGCGATGCGGTGCATTTCCTCAATGAAGCCTTCCGCCATTGCAAGCCCATCGCTTACGATACGACGGCGGTGGATGTTATTGGCGCGACGTATTTCGGAACGGGCGATCACCCCGGTTGCTATTCCGGCGACGAATTGCGCCTCCTGGCGGGAGCATTCATCGAAGGGATGAAACAACACCGTTTCTGGGAAAGGGAAACGCCCGGACCAATACCGGCTTAG
- a CDS encoding fatty acid desaturase, whose product MNTTITPKKGTNWLHEMDFIGMHLVPFLAFFTHVTAFDWILCAVLYFVRMFFVTGGYHRYFSHRSYKTSRFFQFILACGAQSSFQKGVLWWAANHRVHHKHSDTPEDPHSAKIYGFWHAHIGWIMDKEHKETRYDLIKDMKHKELFWLNKYHFVPPVILAVVVYFIGNKVNGAGWFDWSAGLSTLFIGFFLSTILLFHGTFTINSLMHKWGKARYKTGDESKNSLILALVTLGEGWHNNHHYYQRATRQGFYWWEIDITFYIIKMLGWVGLVWDIHGVPEKIRENNKVAA is encoded by the coding sequence ATGAATACCACCATTACACCCAAAAAGGGTACGAATTGGCTGCATGAAATGGACTTTATCGGGATGCATCTTGTGCCGTTCCTGGCCTTTTTCACGCATGTAACTGCTTTCGACTGGATTTTGTGCGCAGTATTGTATTTCGTGCGCATGTTTTTTGTAACCGGCGGTTATCACCGATATTTCTCACACCGATCGTATAAAACTTCCAGATTCTTTCAATTTATACTCGCCTGCGGCGCGCAGAGCAGTTTCCAGAAAGGCGTTTTGTGGTGGGCCGCCAATCACCGCGTGCACCACAAGCATTCGGATACCCCGGAAGATCCCCACTCCGCCAAGATCTACGGTTTCTGGCATGCCCATATCGGCTGGATCATGGATAAAGAACACAAAGAAACCCGTTACGATCTCATCAAAGACATGAAGCATAAAGAGCTGTTCTGGCTGAATAAATACCACTTCGTTCCGCCGGTGATCCTCGCGGTGGTGGTGTACTTTATCGGCAACAAAGTGAACGGCGCGGGCTGGTTCGACTGGTCGGCGGGGCTTTCCACGCTGTTCATCGGATTCTTCCTCAGCACGATCCTGTTGTTCCACGGCACCTTTACCATCAACTCCCTCATGCACAAATGGGGCAAGGCCCGTTACAAAACCGGCGACGAATCCAAAAACAGCCTGATCCTCGCACTGGTTACCCTCGGCGAAGGCTGGCACAATAACCACCACTACTACCAGCGTGCAACGCGTCAGGGTTTTTACTGGTGGGAAATCGATATCACGTTTTACATTATCAAAATGCTCGGCTGGGTAGGGCTTGTTTGGGATATCCATGGCGTGCCGGAGAAAATCAGGGAGAATAATAAAGTAGCAGCATAG
- a CDS encoding gamma-glutamyltransferase, translating to MQRLLILLLLLSANTKAQQTQKPPLHGRHWMAITGKPLAATAGAATFQKGGNAVDAACAMLAATCTMWDVLSWGGETQALIYHPKTGKVIAINALGVAPTGATAAFYKSKGYAFPRNTAPFPP from the coding sequence ATGCAACGTCTCCTGATCCTGCTGCTGCTCCTTTCCGCCAACACAAAGGCGCAGCAAACCCAAAAGCCCCCGCTCCATGGCCGGCACTGGATGGCCATTACCGGCAAGCCCCTCGCTGCCACTGCCGGCGCCGCCACCTTCCAGAAGGGCGGCAATGCGGTAGACGCTGCCTGCGCCATGCTGGCCGCCACCTGCACCATGTGGGACGTGCTCAGCTGGGGCGGGGAAACACAGGCGCTCATCTATCATCCGAAAACAGGTAAAGTCATCGCCATCAACGCACTGGGTGTTGCACCCACCGGCGCCACCGCGGCATTTTATAAAAGCAAAGGCTACGCCTTCCCCCGGAATACGGCCCCCTTTCCGCCGTAA
- a CDS encoding gamma-glutamyltransferase yields MLAEYGTKSLAEVLQPAMEMAAGYPIDAQTANSIERGKSWIRQWPYSKAVFLTHPGQPREAPDAGEIFVQRDLLATLQKMVDAEAAALRAGKSRKAAIMAAYDRFYKGDIAREFVRGAREQGGLITMEDLASWRVIEEAPLHVNYKGIDVYKLREWTQGPMLLQALNILENFDLKAMGYNSPQYIHTLYQAMNLSFADRDFYYGDPYGALKPPIAGLLSKAYARQRAAAIDPQRNSPDVQPGDPYPFQNGRNPWKRFLDVRHSLTDTTLQRQPGHFVPKHDAVAYQQTDSAYHDRLWRGTTSVEAADAEGWVVSITPSGGWLPACIAGRTGVGMSQRAQSFVLDSVMNPFNVIAPGKRPRVTLTPSMALKNAKPFLSFAVQGGDTQDQNLLQFFLNVVEFGMTVQQSTEAANINSNQLWLSLGGTAVKDRAPKAGSILLANTTPDSTRRALAAMGYTLSYAARTSGPINAIFFDTLHKSLWGGSSNHGEDYGIGW; encoded by the coding sequence ATGCTGGCGGAATATGGCACCAAAAGTCTCGCCGAGGTATTGCAGCCCGCGATGGAAATGGCCGCCGGTTACCCGATCGACGCGCAAACGGCCAACAGCATCGAACGCGGCAAATCCTGGATCCGGCAATGGCCTTACAGCAAAGCGGTATTCCTCACGCACCCGGGCCAGCCGCGGGAAGCGCCGGATGCGGGTGAAATTTTCGTGCAGCGCGACCTCCTCGCCACTTTGCAAAAAATGGTGGATGCAGAAGCGGCGGCCCTCCGTGCCGGCAAGTCACGTAAAGCAGCGATCATGGCCGCTTACGACCGGTTCTACAAGGGCGACATCGCGCGCGAGTTTGTTCGCGGCGCCCGCGAACAGGGTGGCCTCATCACCATGGAAGATCTCGCCAGCTGGCGCGTTATCGAAGAAGCGCCACTGCACGTAAATTACAAAGGCATCGACGTGTACAAGCTCCGCGAATGGACGCAAGGCCCCATGCTGCTGCAGGCCCTCAATATCCTCGAAAACTTCGACCTGAAAGCAATGGGATACAATTCCCCGCAATACATCCATACGCTCTACCAGGCCATGAACCTCAGCTTCGCCGACCGCGACTTCTATTACGGCGACCCCTACGGCGCACTGAAGCCCCCCATCGCAGGGCTCCTCAGCAAAGCATACGCCCGCCAACGCGCCGCAGCCATCGATCCGCAACGCAACTCACCCGATGTGCAGCCCGGCGACCCCTACCCTTTCCAGAACGGCCGAAACCCCTGGAAAAGATTCCTCGACGTAAGGCACTCCCTCACCGATACCACGCTGCAACGGCAACCCGGCCATTTCGTGCCGAAACATGACGCCGTGGCGTATCAGCAAACCGACAGCGCGTACCACGACCGCCTCTGGCGCGGCACCACCAGCGTGGAAGCCGCCGACGCGGAAGGATGGGTAGTCAGCATCACGCCCAGCGGCGGATGGCTGCCAGCCTGTATCGCAGGGCGCACCGGCGTAGGCATGAGCCAGCGGGCACAGAGCTTCGTCCTCGATTCGGTCATGAACCCCTTCAATGTGATCGCGCCGGGGAAGAGACCGCGCGTTACCCTCACGCCTTCCATGGCGCTCAAAAACGCGAAACCGTTTCTTTCCTTCGCCGTACAGGGCGGCGACACGCAGGACCAGAACCTGTTGCAGTTTTTCCTCAACGTGGTGGAGTTCGGGATGACGGTGCAGCAATCCACCGAAGCCGCCAATATCAACAGCAACCAGCTCTGGCTTTCGCTGGGCGGAACGGCGGTGAAAGACAGGGCTCCCAAAGCCGGGAGCATCCTGTTGGCCAACACCACCCCCGACAGCACCCGCCGCGCCCTCGCAGCCATGGGCTACACACTCAGCTACGCCGCCCGCACCAGCGGCCCCATCAACGCCATCTTCTTCGATACCCTGCACAAATCCCTCTGGGGCGGCAGCAGCAATCATGGCGAGGATTACGGGATCGGATGGTAA
- a CDS encoding redoxin domain-containing protein: MLTIGTPAPDFNLYSTPDQRYTLQDFQGKNLILAFYPADWSPVCGDQMSLYNEMLQLFRKQNASLLGVSVDSKWCHMAYTQARNLHFPLLADFEPKGAMAKAYEAYDDKEGQCHRALYVIDGSGIIRWNFLSPPAVNPGADGILDALEKIQAKK; encoded by the coding sequence ATGTTAACGATTGGCACCCCTGCACCGGATTTTAATCTTTATTCTACGCCCGACCAGCGGTATACGCTGCAGGATTTTCAGGGCAAAAACCTCATCCTGGCGTTCTACCCGGCAGACTGGAGCCCGGTTTGCGGCGACCAGATGTCGCTGTACAACGAAATGTTGCAGCTGTTCAGGAAACAGAACGCTTCCCTCCTCGGCGTTTCGGTCGACAGCAAGTGGTGCCACATGGCCTACACCCAGGCGCGCAACCTGCACTTCCCGCTGCTGGCGGACTTTGAGCCAAAAGGCGCCATGGCGAAAGCATATGAGGCATATGATGACAAGGAAGGCCAATGCCATCGCGCATTGTATGTGATCGACGGGAGTGGCATCATCCGCTGGAACTTTTTATCGCCTCCGGCTGTTAATCCTGGTGCAGACGGTATCCTCGATGCGCTGGAAAAAATTCAGGCTAAAAAATAA
- a CDS encoding thioredoxin domain-containing protein: MAKLTPPPGPQDHARGNEGAPVTLVEYGDFQCPHCGHAFPAVEDIIQKMGNGLRFVYRHFPLSASHPMAKAAAIAAEAAGRQGKFWEMHHLIFKNQDQLSPETLFAIAQKTGIDLKQFSNDIQDPALEEKVDADFESGVRSGVNGTPSFFINGHKYNGSYDEESLMASLTF, encoded by the coding sequence ATGGCAAAACTCACACCGCCGCCCGGTCCGCAGGATCATGCGCGGGGAAACGAAGGAGCGCCCGTTACACTCGTAGAGTACGGCGATTTTCAGTGCCCGCATTGCGGACACGCGTTTCCGGCAGTTGAAGACATCATTCAGAAAATGGGCAACGGCCTGCGGTTCGTGTACCGCCACTTCCCGCTGTCAGCATCCCATCCCATGGCCAAAGCCGCAGCCATCGCCGCGGAAGCTGCGGGGAGGCAGGGTAAGTTCTGGGAAATGCATCACCTCATCTTCAAAAACCAGGATCAACTTTCCCCCGAAACCCTGTTCGCTATCGCGCAAAAAACCGGCATCGATCTCAAACAATTCAGCAACGACATACAAGATCCCGCGCTGGAAGAAAAAGTGGATGCGGATTTCGAGAGCGGCGTGAGAAGCGGCGTAAATGGCACACCTTCCTTTTTCATCAACGGTCATAAATACAACGGCAGCTATGACGAAGAATCACTCATGGCTTCCCTCACTTTTTAA
- the trxA gene encoding thioredoxin: MSAFNDLIHSEQPVLVDFYADWCQPCHAMTPVIKEVAQAVEGKARVVKVNIDKNQQAAQHFNVSAVPTFIIFRKGQVVWRHAGMIDKGSLLRQLQSASV, translated from the coding sequence ATGAGCGCATTCAACGACTTGATCCATTCCGAGCAACCTGTGCTGGTCGACTTCTACGCCGACTGGTGCCAGCCCTGCCATGCCATGACGCCCGTCATCAAAGAAGTGGCGCAGGCCGTGGAAGGAAAAGCCAGGGTGGTGAAAGTGAATATCGACAAGAACCAGCAGGCCGCGCAACATTTTAACGTAAGTGCCGTGCCCACATTCATCATTTTCCGCAAAGGGCAGGTGGTATGGCGCCACGCGGGCATGATCGACAAGGGAAGCCTGCTGCGCCAGCTGCAATCCGCCTCCGTATAG